The window ACGATATCTTTTCTATCTACTCCACGTAGTAACGCTCCGATATTATCTCCTGCTTCTGCTGCATCTAATAACTTACGGAACATCTCTACTCCTGTTACGATTGTTTTCTTTGTTTCTTCTGTCATTCCTACGATTTCTACTTCTTCGCCTACTTTAACTTGTCCACGTTCTACACGTCCTGTTGCTACTGTTCCACGTCCTGTGATACTAAATACATCCTCTACTGGCATTAAGAATGTTTTATCGCTATCTCTTTCAGGAGTTGGGATGTAGTCGTCTACTGCTTTCATTAATTCTAATATTTTTTCTCCCCATGGGCCTGTTGGATCTTCTAATGCTTTTAAACCAGATCCTCTAATTACAGGAATGTCATCTCCTGGGAAATCATATTCGCTTAATAATTCTCTTACTTCCATTTCTACTAATTCTAATAATTCTTCATCATCTACCATGTCTGCTTTGTTTAACCATACAACTAATGATGGTACACCTACTTGACGTGCAAGTAAGATATGCTCACGCGTTTGTGGCATTGGGCCATCTGCTGCACTTACTACTAAGATTCCACCGTCCATTTGTGCTGCACCTGTAATCATGTTCTTTACATAGTCAGCGTGACCTGGGCAGTCTACGTGTGCATAGTGACGATTTTCTGTCTCATACTCTACATGAGAAGTATTGATTGTAATTCCTCTTTCTCTTTCTTCTGGTGCTTTATCGATTTGGTCGAATTTTTGTGCTGTTGCTCCACCTGCTTGAGCTAATACGTTTGTGATTGCTGCTGTTGTTGTTGTTTTACCATGGTCTACGTGACCTATTGTTCCAATATTAATGTGTGGCTTATTTCTTTCAAACTTTGCTTTTGCCATCGTTTATTCCTCCTTAATTAACTAATTATTTATGTACGACAAACTAGTAATAATCTGCTCTAACAAAGACATTCTACATGATTTAAAATACCCTGTCAAACATGTATTGTCAATATATTCAAGCCGAACTAAAATAAAAAAGGATAGCATATGCTATCCTTTTTACTAATGGTGGCGGCGCAGGGATTTGAACCCCGGACACTACGGGTATGAACCGTATGCTCTAGCCAACTGAGCTACGCCGCCTCGTTCCCTGGAGCCCATAAGCGGGTTTGAACCGCTGACCTCCGCCTTACCAAGGCGACACTCTACCTACTGAGCTATATGGGCATGGTTGCGGGAGAAGGACTTGAACCTTCGGCCTTCGGGTTATGAGCCCGACGAGCTACCAACTGCTCCATCCCGCGATAAGGAATAATGGTGGAGAGGACAGGATTCGAACCTGTGAAGGCGTTGCCAGCAGATTTACAGTCTGCCCCCTTTGGCCGACTCGGGAACCTCTCCATAATATTTAATTGGAGCCGACGATGGGACTCGAACCCGCAACCTGCTGATTACAAGTCAGCTGCTCTTCCAGTTGAGCTACGTCGGCTTAATGACTAACAAAGACTAGTATACACACTATCTTAATTCAAGTCAAGTTTTTTTGAAAAAAATTTACTCACGTTTTTCTAAATATCTCTCAAGCTTTCTTTTTACCCTTTGTAATGCATTATCAATTGATTTTACATGTCTCTTTAATTCTTCGGCTATCTCTTGATATGACTTGCCTTCTAAATAAGACATTAAAACTTGCCATTCTAAAGAACTTAATATTTCACCCATCTTTTCTTCGATATCTCCAAATTCTTCTCTACTTATAATGAGTTCTTCAGGATCAGTGACTTTAGTACCTGATATTACATCTAAAAGCGTCCTATCAGAATCTTCATCATAAATCGGCTTATTTAAAGATACATACGAATTTAAGGGTATATGTTTTTGTCTAGTCGCAGTTTTAATAGCAGTAATAATCTGCCTTGTGATACATAACTCAGCAAAAGCTCTAAAAGAAGAAAGCTTGTCCCCTTTGAAGTCTCTAATAGCTTTATATAAACCTATCATACCTTCTTGAATAATATCTTCTCGATCAGCACCTATTAAAAAATAAGTCCTTGCTTTTGCACGCACAAAATTCTTATACTTATTAATTATGAATTCGAGAGCATATGTATCTCCGTCCTTGGCTAATTCCACAATTTCTTCGTCATTCATTGTTTCATATGAAATTATAGTTTGCCGATTTACTGATGCTGTCATGCTCCCGCCTCCAAATAATTCTTGTTTGTGAATAAAATGCAAATATTGAAAATATTACTAATAATTTTATGGGTCTAGTTCGTCCTTTTAACATATCTATAATTATATATACTATTTTCAGGTAAGTCAAGAACTCCTCTCTTTTATTGACCTCTTCGCCATTTTTCTAAGGTTTTGCGTACATCATCACTTAATTGGTCATCGACACGATTAGAGTTATATATTTTCCTTTTATAATGAATCTTACTTTCTTTTTTACTATTTTCTACTTCTAATAATAATTCTCTCGATGAAATTCGATATGCACCTTTGCCCCAAACTACATTTTGTTCGACTTTATCGGAAGTAGCTACATATACCCTAGCATCTTTAGGAATATCATTCATAAGTTTTTCTATTACTAAATCAGCAATTGTACCTTCTCCAGAATAAATTATCTTTACACCACTTTTTTCTTCGTACTTCTCAACTCCACCTTTAACCAAGTGGGCATCAAATACGATAATTACGTTTATTCCTTTAAATCCAGAGTAATCACTTAGTATTTCTACTAACCGTTCTCTCGCATGTTCTAAGTTTATGTCTTTTAATTTAATTAACTCAGGCCAATAATTTATGACATTGTACCCATCAACTAATAGGTACCCCTCCACCTAAATCACCCACTTTACACAACCTAAGTCTTTAACACATTTAATTAATATCTGTTAGACCTGAGTACGTTGTCTTAATGCCTCATACATAATTACTCCGGCAGCAACGGATGCATTTAAGGAATTTAAACTTCCAAGCATAGGTAAGGAAACTAAAAAGTCACAATGTTCCTTTACTAATCTACTTATTCCTTTTCCTTCACTTCCTATTACGATGGCTAAAGGCATTTTTAAGTCTTGTTCATAAAGGCTAGTCCCACCCATCTCAGCACCTAAAATCCAGACTCCCTTTTGTTTAAGTTTTTCAATTGTTTGAGTTATATTCGAAACCCTTGCTACTGGGACATATTCTACTGCTCCTGCTGCAGATTTCGCAACTCCTTCTGTTAAAGAAACTGTTCTCCTCTTAGGAATTATTACCCCATGCACTCCTACAGCATCACAAGTCCTTAAAATCGCCCCTAAATTGTGCGGATCTTCTAGACCATCTAAAATGACAATTAGTGGATCCTGTTCTTTTTCTTTTGCTATGGTCAATAGTTCTTCCCATTCCACATATTCAGCACTAGCTACACTCGCTAAAACACCTTGATGATTTTCATCTGGAATAACTTTATCAAAATAACTTTTTTCCACTTCTTGTAAAGGTATCCTTTTTTCTTTTGTTAGTGCAATAATCTCTTGCAAGGGACCTTTTTTAATTCCTTTAGCTATGCAAACTTTATTAACAGATTTATCCGTTTTTAATAACTCTATTACAGGATTCCTGCCGAATATATACATATTTTTTCTCCTTTTAGCGATTTAATAAATCATTATATTCTTGTCTAACTTCTTCCATTTTGCCACAAGATGATTTTCCTTCTGGGCACGGAGCTGTTAAGCAAGATGGGCCAACCTTTACAAAAATACTAGGTGCTATTTTTTGTACTTTTTTCAACATTTCTTTAGCTAGTGCTCTTATTTCCCACTGGGCTCTATTACAACACCTCAAAGAAAAGAAATGGATTAATTCTCGTGCATTCATGGTGACAATTATTTTTGTTTCGGCTGCATTTGGCAGGATAAATCTAGCATCTTCATTTGTAGACTCACCGGCTTGTCCTAACTTTTCTTGCCAAAAATTATACCATTCTTGCATAGTTTTCATTTGTTTTTCATATTCCTGTATCATATCTTCTCCCAAAGCTTCAATTTTAGGAGGTACTATATAATTAAAAGTATTTTCTTCATCTTTAAATTCAGTTACATAACGCTGAGATTTGACACTAAAGCTTGCTATTCTATGTCTTGTAAGTTGGGCTAGTAAGCTTCTAGAAACTCCCTCTATACCAAAGGTAAAGGTTGCGTGTTCTATGGGAGATAAATGACCCATATCTAAAAGTTTAGCTATAAAAGCACTTTGTTCCTTTTCTTCTATTCCTTTTTTTAAACCTTGGATATCATGTTTTGAGTAACAAAGTTTTGCTCCCATTGCAATTGTTTCTTCTGGGTTTAGTGTATGACTTAGTAGTTCGACTTTTAAACTTACCTTTCCCATACAGTCCCCTCCTTTATTCCTTAATTATGTCATTTACTTTTTGCAAAATATCTTCTAAACGTTTTTTATCTTTTTTTAAATATAAATAACCTATCAAAGCTTCAATTCCTGTGCTTCTTCGGTAATCAATTACTTCTGCATTTTTTGCATTATGCTTTGATTTTGCATTTCTACCTCTTTTTAAAATGGCTAATTCTATTTCATCTAAATCATTTGTTATTTCTTGAAATAATTTAGATTGTGTTTGCGCTTTTACTCTTTGCACTACCTTTTTATGCAGCTCATTTACTTTTATATTTCCATTACCCAACACCTCTAAACGGGTATAAAGCTCGTATACCGCATCTCCTATATAAGCTAATGTTAGCGGCGCTAATTGAGCTGGATCTCCTTCAAAAAAGTCTTTAAACAAACCAACACTTCCCCTATCTTAGTCTGACGTTACAATTATAGCATATATTTATATCTAAAATTAAAATAAACTCTGCTAAAAGCAGAGTTTATTTTAACTTTTCTTCCATTTGGTTCCTTGTGCAGTATCTTCTAAACTTATGCCGATTTCCTTTAATCCATCTCTTATTTTATCTGCTGTATTAAAGTCTTTATTTGCTCTAGCATCTTTTCTGATACTAATAATAAGTTCCATTAAATCATCAGCTAAACCTTCTTTAGCTTCTTCTTTAGTAAAATTAATCCCTAAAATAGTTAATAATTCATCATAAACCGCTTTAGCTTCCACTAAAACTTCTTTATTTAAATCTTGCTCTTTTAAGTAAGTGTTCACGTCTCTTGATAAATCAAACAAGGTTGCTAAAGCTAGAGATGTGTTAAAGTCATCATTCATGGCTTTAATAAATCTATCCTTAGTATCTTTAAGGGCAATTTTTAAATTATCACCATTATTTACATTTGTGCCTACTGTTATGCCATAACTTAATTGATTGTATGCATTTTCAATTCTTTCTAAACTTTTTTGTGCTACTTGTAATTTTTCATCATCAAAATCTAAAGGACTACGATAATGAGTAGAAAGCAAATAAAATCTAACAACCATTGGTGGGAATTTATCTACTATTTCTCTTAATAAAAAGAAATTACCTAATGATTTAGACATTTTCTCTTGGTTTATGGTGATAAAACCATTATGCAGCCAATATTTTGACATTGGTTTTCCTGAAAAACATTCTGTTTGTGCTATTTCATTTTCATGATGTGGAAATATTAAATCTTGCCCCCCTGCATGAATATCAAATTTTTCTCCTAAATATTTATTACTCATAGCAGAGCATTCAATATGCCAACCAGGCCGACCTTCACCCCATGGAGTTTTCCATGATGGTTCACCTGGTTTTACATTTTTCCATAAGGCAAAATCTAGTGGGTCATGTTTTCTTTCATCAACTTCAATTCTAGCTCCTGAACGAAGATCATCTACACTTCTCCCCGATAACTTTCCATACTCTTCAAACTTACGTACTGCAAAATAAACATCTCCATCTACTTCATAGGCAAATCCTTTTTCAATTAAACCTTGCACAAAATTAATAATTTCATCCATATGTTCACTTACTTTAGGATGTTCAGTTGCTCTTTTTACATTTAGTTTATCAGCATCTTTAAAATATTCTTCTATAAACCTAGCTGCAAGTTTTGTCGGTTCTTCATTATTTTCTTTCGCTTTATTGATTATTTTATCATCAACATCTGTAAAGTTTTGAATATAAGTTACCTCATATCCTGAAAATTCAAAAAAGCGTCTTATTGTATCAAATACAACAATAGGTCTAGCATTACCGAGGTGAATGTAATTATAAGTAGTTGGGCCACATATATACATTCTCACCTTACCTTCTTGTTCAGGAGCAAATTGCTCCTTTTTTCTAGTTAAGGTATTGTAAACAAAAATATTATTATTCATTTTTACTAGCCTCCAATTCATTTATTTTCTTTTCTAAACAAATTATTTCATCCATTAATTGATTTAAAGCATCTTCTACAGGATCTGGAAGTGTATTATGTTGTAAATCTACTCCCTCTATTTTTTCACCATCTTTAACAACAATTCTACCTGGAACACCAACTACTGTGCAATTATCAGGCACCTCTTTTAATACCACTGAACCTGCACCAATTTTAACATTATTACCTATTGTAAACGAACCTAACACTTTAGCTCCTGTACTTATAACAACATTATCCCCTATCGTAGGGTGTCTTTTTCCTTTTTCTTTTCCAGTTCCACCCAAGGTGACCCCTTGATAAATAGTCACATTATCACCGATTTCTGCAGTCTCTCCAATTACAACACCCGCTCCGTGATCTATAAAGAAACCTTCTCCAATTACGGCACCTGGATGAATTTCAATATGGGTAAAGAATCTACCAATTTGGGATATGAATCTTGCTAAAACAAACCATCCATTTTTGTAAAATTTGTGGGATACCCTGTAAAATAGCATGGCATGTAGCCCAGGATAATTAAGAATTACTTCTAACATGCTTTTTGCAGCTGGATCACGTTCAAAAATAACATTTATGTCTTTTTTTATTCTTGCAAATATGGCCAATCACCCCTTTTTTGAGAAATAAAAAAAGCCCCTCATCTCTTCAGAGACGAAAGGCTTCGTGGTCCCACTCTGTTTGAGTAATAAAATTACTCCACTTTCTAAGTATATAACGCTACCAGCCGGGTAAGCCTACTAATTTCAGCCTACCGATTCACGGATGCATTTCATTTCTAATAAATCTTAGGTTTGCTTTCAGCCAGTGACAAACCCTCTCTTGAAGTTTATTAAAAACTACTTTTCCGATCAATATCATTAAACAATATCAAACTTGTAAGATATTGTATCTATAATAGCTATTTATGTCAAGATACTTTAGGCATTTAAAGTGAAATCTAATCTTTCGGCTAATAATTCTTTACCTAAAACAGTTATAAGCATATCTATTTCTGGTCCATGTGTTCTTCCAGTTACAGCAACACGTAAAGGCATAAATAATTTTTTGCCTTTGATTCCCGTTTCCTTAGCAATAGCCTTTAGTGCTTTTTTAATCTCGCTTGCTTCTAATTCTTCCATATCATTAATTTTTGCTTTGAAAGCCTCTATTAACTCTGGAACTTGTTCTTCTTTTAAGATATCTTTAACTTCATCACTTTCAAACGTAACTTCTTTACCTACAAAGAGCTCCATATATTCAGGTATTTCGTTTAAAGAATGTATTTTTTCTTGCACGCAAGCAACAATATTTTTTACCCAAGTATAATTTGCTTCATCTACATTTTCTTCTAAATATCCTGACCTTTGTAAGAATGGAATTGTTAATTTTGTAAGTTTATCTAGATCCGTTTTTCTTATATATGTACCATTGATCCAGTCTAATTTATCCATATCAAAAACAGCAGGGCGCTTTGATACATGATCTAAAGAAAATCGCTCTATAATTTCCTCTACTGTAAATATTTCTTCTTCTCCACCTGGAGACCAACCCAATAAAGCTAAAAAGTTTACAACTGCTTCTGGCAAATATCCTTTTTCCATATATTGAACTACTGAGGTTGCTCCATGTCTTTTACTCATTTTAGTTCTATCACTACCTAATATTAAGGAAACATGAGCAAACTTTGGTGTTTCAAAACCTAAAGCATTGTATACTAAAATTTGTCTTGGAGTATTAGATAAATGCTCTTCTGCTCTAACTATGTGAGATATTTTCATAGTATAATCATCTACTACTACAGCAAAATTATATGTAGGAATTCCATCAGATTTTACAATAACATAATCTCCGATTCCATTTGTTTCAAAATTAACTGTTCCTCTAACCATATCATCGATGGTGACCATCTGATTTTCAGGAACCTTAAACCTTACTACTGGTTTTCTACCTTCTTTGATAAACTGATTTCTTTTTTCTTCGGTTAAATTTCTACACGTACCATTATACCGAGGTAATTCTCCTTTTGCACTAAACTCTTTTCTTTGTTCTTCTATTTCTTCTTCAGAACAATAGCAATAATACGCGTGCCCTTTTTCAATTAATGAATCTATGTATTTTTGGTAAATTTCCAGACGTTCTGTTTGTCTGTATGGACCATATTCTCCTGGCATATCAGGCCCTTCATCCCAATCAATACCTAACCATTTTAATGATTCATAAATATTTACTTCTGATTCCCTGCTAGATCTTTCTCTATCAGTATCTTCTATTCTTAAAATTAATTTACCACCTAATTTACGAGCTAATAAAAAATTAAATAAGGCCGAGCGTGCCCCACCTATATGCAATGGTCCTGTTGGACTTGGAGCAAAACGCAATCTAACATCTTCCATATCTATGTAAACCTCCTAAAATCATGTATGTCTAAACTACTAAAATTATTATAACAAATGCTATTCAAACAAGAAAATTATTTTTTACTGTACACACTGCATAGCTAGAAATACCTTGACCAATTCCGACAAAACCTAGTCCTTCTGTAGTTGTTGCTTTAATATTAATCTTATCTAGCTGAACATTTAATTTTCTACAAATATTTTCTCTAATCTCTGAGATATAAGGAGCAAGTTTTGGCTTTTGTGCAGCTATTGTAGCATCAATATTATTTATTTGATAGTTATTTTCTTTTAGTAAAGAGGCTACTTTATCTAATAACTCTAAACTAGAGATATCTTTATAAGTATTATCTGTATCAGGAAAGTGTTTTCCTATATCTCCAAGTCCAGCAGCACCTAGCAATGCATCCATTATGGCATGAACTAAAACATCTGCATCAGAATGACCTAAT of the Desulfonispora thiosulfatigenes DSM 11270 genome contains:
- the tuf gene encoding elongation factor Tu, whose amino-acid sequence is MAKAKFERNKPHINIGTIGHVDHGKTTTTAAITNVLAQAGGATAQKFDQIDKAPEERERGITINTSHVEYETENRHYAHVDCPGHADYVKNMITGAAQMDGGILVVSAADGPMPQTREHILLARQVGVPSLVVWLNKADMVDDEELLELVEMEVRELLSEYDFPGDDIPVIRGSGLKALEDPTGPWGEKILELMKAVDDYIPTPERDSDKTFLMPVEDVFSITGRGTVATGRVERGQVKVGEEVEIVGMTEETKKTIVTGVEMFRKLLDAAEAGDNIGALLRGVDRKDIVRGQVLAKTGSIKPHTKFASEVYVLTKEEGGRHTP
- the sigH gene encoding RNA polymerase sporulation sigma factor SigH, which produces MTASVNRQTIISYETMNDEEIVELAKDGDTYALEFIINKYKNFVRAKARTYFLIGADREDIIQEGMIGLYKAIRDFKGDKLSSFRAFAELCITRQIITAIKTATRQKHIPLNSYVSLNKPIYDEDSDRTLLDVISGTKVTDPEELIISREEFGDIEEKMGEILSSLEWQVLMSYLEGKSYQEIAEELKRHVKSIDNALQRVKRKLERYLEKRE
- a CDS encoding NYN domain-containing protein yields the protein MEGYLLVDGYNVINYWPELIKLKDINLEHARERLVEILSDYSGFKGINVIIVFDAHLVKGGVEKYEEKSGVKIIYSGEGTIADLVIEKLMNDIPKDARVYVATSDKVEQNVVWGKGAYRISSRELLLEVENSKKESKIHYKRKIYNSNRVDDQLSDDVRKTLEKWRRGQ
- the rlmB gene encoding 23S rRNA (guanosine(2251)-2'-O)-methyltransferase RlmB, which encodes MYIFGRNPVIELLKTDKSVNKVCIAKGIKKGPLQEIIALTKEKRIPLQEVEKSYFDKVIPDENHQGVLASVASAEYVEWEELLTIAKEKEQDPLIVILDGLEDPHNLGAILRTCDAVGVHGVIIPKRRTVSLTEGVAKSAAGAVEYVPVARVSNITQTIEKLKQKGVWILGAEMGGTSLYEQDLKMPLAIVIGSEGKGISRLVKEHCDFLVSLPMLGSLNSLNASVAAGVIMYEALRQRTQV
- the thyX gene encoding FAD-dependent thymidylate synthase; the encoded protein is MGKVSLKVELLSHTLNPEETIAMGAKLCYSKHDIQGLKKGIEEKEQSAFIAKLLDMGHLSPIEHATFTFGIEGVSRSLLAQLTRHRIASFSVKSQRYVTEFKDEENTFNYIVPPKIEALGEDMIQEYEKQMKTMQEWYNFWQEKLGQAGESTNEDARFILPNAAETKIIVTMNARELIHFFSLRCCNRAQWEIRALAKEMLKKVQKIAPSIFVKVGPSCLTAPCPEGKSSCGKMEEVRQEYNDLLNR
- a CDS encoding Mini-ribonuclease 3; amino-acid sequence: MFKDFFEGDPAQLAPLTLAYIGDAVYELYTRLEVLGNGNIKVNELHKKVVQRVKAQTQSKLFQEITNDLDEIELAILKRGRNAKSKHNAKNAEVIDYRRSTGIEALIGYLYLKKDKKRLEDILQKVNDIIKE
- the cysS gene encoding cysteine--tRNA ligase, with the protein product MNNNIFVYNTLTRKKEQFAPEQEGKVRMYICGPTTYNYIHLGNARPIVVFDTIRRFFEFSGYEVTYIQNFTDVDDKIINKAKENNEEPTKLAARFIEEYFKDADKLNVKRATEHPKVSEHMDEIINFVQGLIEKGFAYEVDGDVYFAVRKFEEYGKLSGRSVDDLRSGARIEVDERKHDPLDFALWKNVKPGEPSWKTPWGEGRPGWHIECSAMSNKYLGEKFDIHAGGQDLIFPHHENEIAQTECFSGKPMSKYWLHNGFITINQEKMSKSLGNFFLLREIVDKFPPMVVRFYLLSTHYRSPLDFDDEKLQVAQKSLERIENAYNQLSYGITVGTNVNNGDNLKIALKDTKDRFIKAMNDDFNTSLALATLFDLSRDVNTYLKEQDLNKEVLVEAKAVYDELLTILGINFTKEEAKEGLADDLMELIISIRKDARANKDFNTADKIRDGLKEIGISLEDTAQGTKWKKS
- the cysE gene encoding serine O-acetyltransferase, giving the protein MFARIKKDINVIFERDPAAKSMLEVILNYPGLHAMLFYRVSHKFYKNGWFVLARFISQIGRFFTHIEIHPGAVIGEGFFIDHGAGVVIGETAEIGDNVTIYQGVTLGGTGKEKGKRHPTIGDNVVISTGAKVLGSFTIGNNVKIGAGSVVLKEVPDNCTVVGVPGRIVVKDGEKIEGVDLQHNTLPDPVEDALNQLMDEIICLEKKINELEASKNE
- the gltX gene encoding glutamate--tRNA ligase; its protein translation is MEDVRLRFAPSPTGPLHIGGARSALFNFLLARKLGGKLILRIEDTDRERSSRESEVNIYESLKWLGIDWDEGPDMPGEYGPYRQTERLEIYQKYIDSLIEKGHAYYCYCSEEEIEEQRKEFSAKGELPRYNGTCRNLTEEKRNQFIKEGRKPVVRFKVPENQMVTIDDMVRGTVNFETNGIGDYVIVKSDGIPTYNFAVVVDDYTMKISHIVRAEEHLSNTPRQILVYNALGFETPKFAHVSLILGSDRTKMSKRHGATSVVQYMEKGYLPEAVVNFLALLGWSPGGEEEIFTVEEIIERFSLDHVSKRPAVFDMDKLDWINGTYIRKTDLDKLTKLTIPFLQRSGYLEENVDEANYTWVKNIVACVQEKIHSLNEIPEYMELFVGKEVTFESDEVKDILKEEQVPELIEAFKAKINDMEELEASEIKKALKAIAKETGIKGKKLFMPLRVAVTGRTHGPEIDMLITVLGKELLAERLDFTLNA
- the ispF gene encoding 2-C-methyl-D-erythritol 2,4-cyclodiphosphate synthase, translated to MRIGFGYDVHKLVEGRRLILGGVDIPYEFGLLGHSDADVLVHAIMDALLGAAGLGDIGKHFPDTDNTYKDISSLELLDKVASLLKENNYQINNIDATIAAQKPKLAPYISEIRENICRKLNVQLDKINIKATTTEGLGFVGIGQGISSYAVCTVKNNFLV